A portion of the Coturnix japonica isolate 7356 chromosome 4, Coturnix japonica 2.1, whole genome shotgun sequence genome contains these proteins:
- the NHSL2 gene encoding NHS-like protein 2 isoform X6, with product MALSNISLWIRGAWAVATSNLDLESKKAAPTKLSWQQPVNVFLAAGRPPGMEQLHQEAQLNLQSILQEEYEEQYAESRVTGQTFRATGHPSPRTPTEPSPQPLPSKRLEFVLMPPSRRVDEEESSSASTLGVRPPDTSLSLPTTPDKQTAWPRAFPLPTVEEKQRHQFCSVQTNMVPINVSGQHFARHASARHSLFNTETAMNPKSTLRRRRTIIGFPNMSVRDQGSTNGPAHTTHPPIAESLSCSFETTGGRKPCQQTSPHQPLSAPLRKTFSDLGGTLQARCCPPPSPMDNVSAPSTCNGPQGSSFPPPWGANSFGYTATPSPAAGQEVSPGSSAMGSPTSTERAASFFITQEEHAGSTGPGSFSATTSESPPGSGSIRRCDGQEARVNFSPTNKELEPAPEPSRLGVERGGCRFRERSLSVPTDSGSLCSVDIAYAEARRGSTNCALGYPSAGSEGSTSTDNISLGPEPDGQRRRRSKSISLKKAKKKPSPPTRSVSLIKEGQDSPAALGLPHDQRPKSLCIPLEPAGHRVVHADPQGREPDSPAAPHQWYLADWKSGEPYRSLSGSSTATGTTAIECVKARGSSESLMSPSVSRATTPSQLSAEADLKTSSPGRPTGLMSPSSGYSSQSETPTPTVPTSAILGHSPHQVRVRPLVPERKSSLPPTSPMERSPKSRLSFELPLTPPAHLDHSGLKISLKGKTKVSRHHSDSTFGTKLVQKTSPIQPIMPVVTQSDLRSVRLRSISRSEPEDNTDGPERAEELPRVPCPGTERKVKPPVAEKPPLAKRPPCILPKPVALREEGPLPPTSPPSISVKDSLVLRKGDLWRGPGQPRRLSQGSLEDKPQPEAERRKAKVPPPVPKKPSVLYLPLTPAPVQQVGGVGDPAPTPSPIITLDAEPSCCQPDTDGPTPTEVPGKAQAVETPSEQGSTSEAGTEEKSFASDKTADSIAEEDDDVFMASRTTEDLFTVIHRSKRKVLGRKEPSDSFSSRPNSHSPVKTSGSPTGESPAATVSTGKSSSRNEDFKALLQKKSSKTSSGTRPSAAELLKTTNPLARRVMMEFAPELDGANSQP from the exons ATGGCTCTGTCAAACATCTCCCTGTGGATTCGGGGTGCCTGGGCAGTAG ccactTCTAACCTGGACTTGGAGAGCAAGAAAGCCGCCCCCACCAAGCTATCATGGCAGCAGCCAGTGAACGTCTTCCTGGCCGCCGGCCGCCCGCCCGGCATGGAGCAGCTGCATCAGGAGGCTCAGCTCAACCTGCAGAGCATATTGCAAG AGGAGTATGAGGAGCAGTATGCTGAGAGCAGAGTGACTGGGCAGACCTTCCGCGCCACCGGACACCCATCCCCCAGAACCCCCACGGAGCCCTCAccccagcccctgccctccAAGCGCCTCGAGTTTGTGCTTATG cccccaagCCGGCGAGTGGAtgaggaggagagcagcagtgccagcacgCTGGGTGTGAGACCGCCCGACACCTCCCTGAGCCTCCCCACCACCCCCGACAAGCAGACAGCCTGGCCCAGAGCCTTCCCCCTGCCCACCGTGGAGGAGAAGCAGCGGCAccagttctgctctgtgcagaccAACATGGTCCCCATCAATGTCTCGG GGCAGCACTTTGCTAGGCACGCGAGTGCTCGTCACTCCCTGTTTAACACAGAGACCGCGATGAACCCCAAGTCCACCCTGCGGCGTAGACGGACCATTATTGGATTCCCTAACATGTCCGTGCGAGACCAAG GCAGCACCAACGGCCCTGCGCACACCACACACCCACCCATCGCCGAGTCCCTGTCCTGCAGCTTTGAGACCACGGGTGGGAGGAAGCCCTGCCAGCAGACCAGCCCCCACCAGCCGCTCTCTGCCCCACTGAGGAAGACCTTCAGTGACCTTGGGGGCACGCTGCAGGCACGCTGCTGCCCACCACCATCCCCCATGGACAACGTGTCTGCCCCCAGCACCTGCAACGGACCACAAGGCTCCTCTTTTCCACCACCCTGGGGCGCCAACTCCTTCGGATACActgccacccccagccctgctgccgGCCAGGAGGTCTcacctggcagctctgccatggGCTCACCCACCAGCACCGAGCGGGCCGCCTCCTTCTTCATCACCCAGGAGGAGCACGCCGGGAGCACTGGGCCTGGCTCCTTCTCCGCCACAACGTCTGAATCTCCTCCTGGCTCTGGGAGCATCCGGAGATGTGATGGCCAAGAAGCCAGGGTGAACTTTTCACCCACAAACAAAGAGCTGGAGCCTGCACCAGAACCATCGCGCCTGGGGGTGGAGCGGGGAGGGTGCCGCTTCCGCGAGCGCTCGCTGTCAGTGCCCACTGACTCAGGgtccctctgctctgtggaCATTGCTTATGCTGAAGCCCGGCGGGGCAGCACCAACTGTGCCCTGGGCTACCCCAGTGCCGGCTCCGagggcagcaccagcactgatAACATCTCGCTAGGGCCAGAGCCGGAtgggcagcggcggcggcgctcCAAAAGCATCTCCCTCAAGAAGGCCAAGAAGAAGCCCTCGCCACCCACCCGCAGTGTATCACTGATCAAGGAAGGGCAGGACAGCCCagctgccctggggctgcctCATGATCAGAGACCCAAGAGCCTTTGCATCCCGCTGGAGCCCGCTGGGCACCGGGTGGTGCATGCAGACCCCCAAGGCAGAGAGCCTGATAGCccagctgccccccaccagTGGTACCTGGCAGACTGGAAGAGTGGTGAGCCCTACCGGTCCCTCTCcggctccagcacagccacagggaCTACAGCCATTGAGTGTGTGAAGGCACGGGGCAGCTCAGAGTCCCTCATGTCTCCCTCTGTCTCCAGGGCCACAACAccctcccagctctcagcagaggCTGACCTCAAAACCTCCTCCCCTGGCAGGCCCACGGGGCTGATGTCCCCATCCAGTGGGTATTCCAGCCAGTCAGAAACCCCCACACCCACCGTCCCCACCTCAGCCATCCTCGGGCACTCACCACACCAGGTGCGGGTAAGGCCACTGGTTCCTGAGAGGAAATCCTCACtgccccccacatcccccatgGAGCGGAGCCCCAAGTCCAGGCTGTCCTTCGAGCTGCCACTCACACCGCCAGCCCATCTCGACCACTCAGGGCTGAAGATCTCCCTGAAGGGGAAGACAAAGGTCAGCCGGCACCACTCCGACTCCACCTTCGGCACCAAGCTGGTCCAGAAGACCAGTCCCATCCAGCCCATCATGCCCGTGGTCACCCAGTCCGACCTGCGCTCTGTCCGTCTGCGCTCCATCAGCCGCTCCGAGCCAGAGGACAACACTGACGGCCCGGAGCGTGCTGAGGAACTGCCACGTGTCCCCTGCCCAGGGACAGAGAGGAAAGTGAAGCCACCGGTAGCAGAGAAGCCACCATTGGCCAAGCGGCCCCCATGCATCCTGCCCAAGCCCGTAGCCCTGCGGGAGGAGGGTCCCCTgccccccacatccccaccaaGCATCAGCGTCAAGGACAGCTTGGTTCTGCGGAAAGGGGATCTGTGGAGGGGCCCGGGGCAGCCCCGGCGGCTCTCACAGGGCAGCCTGGAGGACAAGCCGCAGCCAGAGGCAGAGCGCAGGAAGGCCAAGGTGCCACCACCGGTGCCCAAGAAGCCCAGTGTGCTCTACCTGCCGCTCACCCCAGCCCCGGTGCAGCAGGTGGGGGGTGTGGGGGACCCAGcgcccacccccagccccatcatCACGCTGGATgcagagcccagctgctgccaacCTGACACTGACGGCCCAACGCCCACTGAGGTCCCAGGCAAAGCGCAAGCTGTCGAGACCCCCTCAGAGCAAG GCAGCACGTCTGAGGCTGGCACAGAGGAGAAGAGCTTCGCCAGCGACAAGACAGCTGACTCCATTGCTGAGGAAGACGATGATGTCTTCATGGCATCCCGCACCACAGAGGATCTCTTCACCGTCATTCACAG GTCCAAGAGGAAGGTTCTGGGGCGGAAGGAGCCTAGTGACAGCTTTAGCAGCCGGCCCAATTCCCACTCTCCTGTGAAGACATCAGGCTCACCTACCGGCGAGTCCCCTGCAGCAACAGTGAGCACCGGGAAGTCCTCCAGCAGGAATGAAGATTTTAAGGCTCTGCTCCAGAAGAAGAGCAGTAAAACTAGCAGCGGTACCCGGCCGTCTGCAGCTGAACTGCTCAAGACCACAAACCCACTGGCTCGGAGGGTCATGATGGAGTTTGCCCCTGAGCTAGATGGTGCAAACAGCCAGCCCTAA